From the Mesotoga infera genome, the window GGCACCGACAAGCGAACGGGACGGAAAGGTTCTAAGAGGTCTGCCGGATGACGAACTCGCGTATTATCTCGGTGGAGTGAGCGGAAATGCCGGCGTTTTTTCATCGGCGGAAGATCTTTTCAGGTTCGTCTCCAGTCTAATGTATGCGAGACTCGTACCTTTGAGGGTCTTTGAAACGTTCATTTCTGAAACATTGTCAATTGGAGAAAGCAAACGGCATATAGGCTGGATGGCACCTGCAAGGGGCTCCAGTGCCGGTGACATACTCGGAGAAGAGGCCTTTGGTCATACCGGCTTCACTGGGACTTCAATATGGGTAGACCCGGCCACGGGGCTATTTGTCATTCTTCTCTCCAACCGAACGAACATCAGCAGGAGAGACACTATACCTCAAATGCAAAGAATCAGAAGGCGCTTACACAACCTCATATTTGGGAGCCTCGGATGATCTGGAATGAGATAAAAGATCTTCTCTCCAGAGAATCAAGAAACATTCTAGGAGTCATGTCGGGAACGTCAGCCGACGGTTTGGAGCTTGCAGTAGTGAATTGCTCCGGGAGCGGAAAGTCTATGAAAGTGAAGCTTCTCGAGCATTCTTCAGCTCAGTTCGAGTCCCGGTTCCAGAATGAGATAGTAAGAACCTTCAATCCGTCGTTTTCCGGTGTTGACAGAGTCAATTCTATGAACTTCCAAATTGGCATTAGGCACGCAGAGGCAATCAAATCCTTTCTCGAAAGGACAGAAGTCAAAGTTGAGGCAATCGCATACCACGGACAGACCGTTTACCACGATCCAGCGGTTCATGCCACTCTTCAGATTGGCGAAGCGGATATTGTATCGTCCGAGACTGGCCTTCCGGTGGTCTTCGATTTCAGGAAAAAGGACATGGTTTTCGGAGGGGAGGGTGCGCCCATCATCCCTTATTTCGACTGGATCTATTTTGAAAGCGGCATCTACGCAGTAAATCTAGGTGGAATAGCTAACGTTACTTATGTGGCCGAGAAACTCGAGGATGTTAAGGCCTTCGACACAGGTCCCGCCAACTGCCTGATAGATCTAGTAGCAAAAAGGCATTTCAACATGGAGTTTGACGAAGGGGGCAAAATCGCCGCACGGGGATCTGTCGACAGCGCGATACTAGACGTTCTCGTGGAGAGAGACCGAAAATACTTTGAGAGGCGGCCCCCAAAATCGACGGGAAGAGAGGTCTACAACGATGCCTTCCTGGAGGGGATCTCCATCTCCTCTCCGGACAACCTTGCTAGAACCCTCGTTAGGTTCAGCGTATTCCAGTTGGTTCAAAGCATCAATTCGTATTTACCTTTGGGGAAAAGAATAGTAGTTACGGGAGGGGGAGCCCTTAACCC encodes:
- a CDS encoding anhydro-N-acetylmuramic acid kinase; protein product: MIWNEIKDLLSRESRNILGVMSGTSADGLELAVVNCSGSGKSMKVKLLEHSSAQFESRFQNEIVRTFNPSFSGVDRVNSMNFQIGIRHAEAIKSFLERTEVKVEAIAYHGQTVYHDPAVHATLQIGEADIVSSETGLPVVFDFRKKDMVFGGEGAPIIPYFDWIYFESGIYAVNLGGIANVTYVAEKLEDVKAFDTGPANCLIDLVAKRHFNMEFDEGGKIAARGSVDSAILDVLVERDRKYFERRPPKSTGREVYNDAFLEGISISSPDNLARTLVRFSVFQLVQSINSYLPLGKRIVVTGGGALNPVMIEDLKQLSGLDVEVPDRTFLQAKEAMGMAVLAQEFFNGVEANVPSVTGARKRVVLGKLALP